The following nucleotide sequence is from Myxococcales bacterium.
AGGGCCCGAAGGGCAGCGCCAACGTCGGCGGTCCGAACGTGAGCGGTGGCAACGTCAGCAACGCGGCCCGCGTGGTTGCGGGGATGCGAGCGGGCTTCCGCTCTTGTTACAACCGCGGGCTGGCGGAGAACCCGGACGCTCAGGGCAGCATTCGCCTGAGCATCCGCGTCGGCCCCGGCGGCGAGGTGCAGGGTGTGACGGCGTCGGCCAGCGGCAATCTTCCCGGGTCGGTCGCGAGCTGTGTGCAGTCGCGCGCCCAGGCAGCGCAGTTCGACCCGCCTGAGGGCGGGAGTGCCGTCATCGTGGTGCCGGTCAGCTTCGTGAAGCAGTAGGCAGACGCCCCCCCGTCCTACGAGTGGCGGCTCACCGGGCCCCCATAACGGCGGCCCCGTGGCCCGGGCTCTGAATACCCGTTGGCCCCACTGCATCGAAACCACCTGGACGTCCCGGCGTGCGGGCGCGAAGGCCTCGAAAATATGACGCTTATCCCGAATCGCAGGCGCGTTGACAGGGGTCGGTCAGGTTTCTATACTGGCCCGACTTTGCAGCAGGTTAGAGGGAGGACCGCGTCGATGCTTTCAAAGCGACTGTGGGGGATCGGGGTCGCAATCGCGATCTGGGGAGCGTTCGGCGTTGCCGCCGCGCAGGAGACAGCGCCGGCCCCGCCGGCGGACGTTACCACCCAGCGCGACGTCAAGCTGTCCCCCACTCAGATGCGGGACGAGGCCGAGACCTACCTGCCGGAAATGGAACGCGGCGCGAGCACCGTGCGGCGGCAACTGAGCGGCGCGCGAGAAAAACGCGACGTGGTCAAGGTGCTCTGCCTGAACGACAAGCTCAACCAGGTCGACGTGGCGACGCGCTCTGCTCGGGACCGCATGCCCAACCTGCGCGGCGCGGCCGAGAAGAACAACTCTGACAGCGCGCGCCACGAGTTCACCGTCATCCAGGTCTTGCGGGATCGCGTCCGGAGCCTGGTTGCCGAGGCCAATCAATGTATTGGTGAGGAGACGGGCTTCGTCGGAGACACCCAGGTGACCGTCGACGTCGATCCGACCCTCCCGGACGACCCGTCTATTTACCCGAACGACCCCATCCTCTCCCAGCCCCCAGTCATCGCCAGCCCGACCAAGTAAGCGCGCTCGCGTCGGGCCGCTGGATCGACTATCACCCTGTTCCGACCTTTCCGGACGCTGACCCGAAATGCGACTTCGTGCCTTCCTTGCGACGACCCTGGTCGCCGCCACCGTGAGCCTGTCCGCGACTGCGCAGACGCAGCCGTGGATCAAAGATCGGCGTTACGGCGAGGGCATGGGCTATCGCACCGGTAACCTCGAGTTGCATCCCGGAGTAGGCGCCGAGCTCGGCTACGACTCGAACTACTTCCTGACTGCGGACGACGAGGGTGACCCCATCAGCGTCATCCGCTTTCGTGTCACGCCGTCGCTGTCGCTCTCGACCCTCGGCCCGCAGCGCCGCGAGGGTGGGGGAGATCCACCGAAGCTCACCTTCCGCGCGGGCACCTTCCTCTCGTACAACAAGCTGTTCGCGACCGACTCCAAGAACGACACCGCGGTCAAGGACAACGACAACGCCGTCAACGCGGGCGTGAACTTCATCCTCGACGTGTTGCCGCAGAAGCCGTGGGGTTTCGACATGTACGGCGACTTCGTGCGCAGCGCGGAGCCGTCGAACTCGATCCAGGACAGCTTCGCTTTCGATCGCGACAGCCTGCGCCTGGGTGCAGGGCTCAACTGGCGGCCGGGTGGCGGCCTGTTCGAGTGGCGCCTCGGCTACGAGGTCAACTACAACTTCTTCGAGCGCGACGCCTACAAGAGCCTGAACAACTATCAGCACTACCTGAAGACGCGCGGTCGCTGGCGCTTCTTGCCGCGCACGGCGTTGCTCTACGATGGAGACGTCGGTTTCATCCGTTACACCGACGCGACGAACCTGCAGCACGACGCTCAGGTCGTGCGCAGCAAGATCGGCGTGAACGGGCTCATCACCAACCACTTCGCGCTCCTGGCAATGGCTGGCTGGGCTGCCAGCTTCTACGAGTCCCGCGGCGGCGTGCCGGTGCGCAACTACGACGGCCCCATCGGGCAGGCGGAGCTCAAGTGGTTCCTCCTGCCGGCGCCGACGCTGGCGCCGGACCAGGCGACGGTCGGCCTGTCGACCTTGGCCGTCGGTTACGTCCGCGACTACACCAACAGCTATCTGGCTGACTTCTACCGCCGAGATCGCGGCTACGCGAACTTCTCCTACTTCATCGCCGGCTCGTTCCTGGTCAGCCTCGAGGGTGGGTACTCGTACCTGAGCCACTCGCCGACGTTCTTCCCCAACGGCGCGCCGCGCAAGACCGCCTTCAGCCAGTCTCGGGCTGACGCGACGCTGTTTGGTGAGTACCGCCCGAGCGATAGCATCGGCATCAACACCACCTTCCGCTACGACGCCTCCCTCGGCAACGAGCGGGTGCCGATCGATCCGGCGGGGCTCAACCAGGACAACCTTCAGTACAACCGCTACGAAGTGTGGCTCGGCGCTCGCTGGTTCATGTGACCGGGCGCGGGGCCGCGCCGGACGAACGTTTCCGGTCGCGGACACATCTGACACCCGGGCCGCTTGCGGCGGTCGTTTCGCCCATGCGCCCCGAGCTTCTTCACCGCCTGCGCTGCCTCTTCGCGAGCGTCTTGCTCGCGGTCTACGGGGTGAGCGCGCTGGGCGCGTGTACCTCGGGGCAGGACAACTCGAAGGTGAAGCTGCCGCCGCCGATCGAGAGCACGACGCTCGGTCCTGGGGACGTGTTTTCGCTGCAGGTGGTCGGCGAAAAGGAGTTGCCCACCGAGTACCAGATCGCCTCCGACGGCACGGTCGACCTGCCCTACATCCACAGCTTGAAGGTTGCCGGGCTCGAGCCGCAGGAGGTCGCTCGCCTGGTACGCAAGCGGCTGATGGAGGAGAAGATCCTCAGCGATCCGAGCGTCGTCGTCTCGATCAAGGAATACAACAGCAAGCGCATCACGGTGCTGGGGCAGGTGGCCAAACCCGGAAGCTTTCCGCTCACGCCCGGGCTGACCTTGATCCAGGCGCTGTCGTTGGCGGGCGGGCTGAACGCCATCGCCAATCACGATCGCATCAACATGACCCGGCAGACCAAGACCGGGCGTACGACGGTGGTGATCAGCGTCGACGCGATCACGGATGGGCGCTCGCCGGACATCGCGCTTCAGGCTGGGGACTCAATCTACGTACACGAGCGCGTGTTCTGAGCGCCGAACCGACCCTCTTGCGCCGAGCGAGCTTTCCGGTGTTGCTGTTCGGCGCGACGCTGCTGACCTTAGCTTGCGCGTCCGTGCGCACCACGGGTCCGAAGACGAGCGCGGATCGGTGCGTCGACCGTTGTGACGAGGAGGGGACCCGCTGCGGGCATCCAACGCACCCCGACAGCTGCGCCGTCGAGCACGACGCGTGCGTGGCAAAATGCGAGTGAGGGGGGCGGCGGCGCACCGACTGGCGTGCGAGGCAGAAGGCGCAGAGACGCAGAGCCGCGGAGACGCAGAGAGCGCAAAGAGCGCAGAGAAATTCTTGGAGTGCCTTCTGCTAGCCAACGCAGCTCGCCGAGCTTGGGAACGCCCCCCACCGCTTCAACGAAGAGTCCCTCCTCGTCCTCTGCGTCCTCCGCGTCCTCCTCGTCCTCTGCGTCTCTGCGGATCTGCGGCTCTCCCAATGCCGCGGTGCGGCTCCTGCTCACGAGGTCCCGCGCAGGCGTGCCCTGGGCGAGGGTTATTCTTTTGCGTTAGCTGGTGTGTAGCGCGCGCCGAAGAAGAGGCGGAAGCGCGGGGTGGTCACGCCGGCAAAGCGTTCGGTGGCGGCTTGATCGGGGGTCTCTCGGGTCTCGCTCGAGAGGGGCAGGCCAGTGCCGCCGCCCAGGCTGAGGGAGAAGGCCGGGTCTTGCGTGGGTACCGAGCGCAGGCTGAGCAGCCACTCGGCGGGCACCAGCACGCCATCGTGGGTGCGAGAGGCCGAGCTCGTCTGGCCCGGCTGTGACACCAGCGATGGCAACATGAAGGCTTCGGCCTCGATGGACAGGTACTCGCGAAACACATCGACGCCCACACCAACGGCGGTCAGCAGCGCGGAGCCGATGCGCGCGGTCGCAAACGGGACCGACGGCCGCAAGCGCGCGGCGAGCTCGCCGGCAAAGTGGATGGGGCCCTGCTCCGTCGACATCGAGAAGGACGGCGCGAGCGTGAAGTTGCCCGCACCCGCGTAGCGGTGATCGTCCCCGAGCGGCACCCCGAGCTCGAGCCGCAGCTTTGCGAACGAGCGCGGTCCTGCGTTGTCGTGACCGAAGGGCAGCGTGAACCCGGCGCCGACGCGGGGATCACGCACGGCGGCAGAGCCCAGGGGCGGAGCGCTCTGGGATGTGATGCCCTCCGCGCCCGAACCGGTCTGGTGGAGCACGATGGGCGTCGCCAGGGAGAGCTCCAGGTCGGGTGTGAGGCCATAGGCGTAGGCCAGCGACAGGTCGACCACGCCGCGCACGACCGGGATGTCACGCCCGTCGGGATCCGGCGACGGGGCACGGAGTTGCACCGGGCGATCGAGGTAACTCGAGAGCGCGGCGAGGGCGAGGGTCCGATGCTCGATCGGCTCTGCGGGAGCGATGCTCACGAATCGGGTTGGCCCGGCGTGAACCCAGACGTTGTTGGTGTCGAAACAGGTCGACACACCGGATGCCGGAGCGCAGCCGTCCGCCTGCGCGGGTCGCACGGTGGCAGAGAGGCTGAGGGTGGCGGCCACCACCGAGAGCGCGCGGAAGGTGGGGAACCGGCCGGACGACATGTTCGGTCCGTTATAAACGAAGCGCGCCCGCGGCGCGCCCGGGGACCACGCGGACGGCGGGTGATGGGCTGTGGTATGCGAGGCCCCGTGATTGCCGAGCATTGCCCCTTGCTCCTGGGATCGGCCTCGCCCCGGCGGCGGCAGATCCTGGCGGATCTCGGGATTTTTGCGCTGCAGCGGGCGGGGAGCTCCGACGAGTCCACGCGCCGGGGGAAACCCCGAGTGAGTTCCTGGAGCGCATCGTGGCGGACAAACTCGCCGGGGTCGCGCCGCTCGCGCGCGATCTGTCCGTCGCCGCCATTCTCGTCGCTGACACCATCGTCGTCGTGGACGACGAGATCCTGGGCAAACCCAGCGACGAAGCGGATGCACGGACCCTGCTCGGGCGCATCGTCGGGCGCACCCACACCGTGTTCACGCGCTACGCCCTGGCGCTGCCGACACAGCCGGCCGTAGCGGTGTGCGCTCGCACGGTGCCCACGGAAGTCACGATGAGGGCGCTCTCGACCGCGGAGCTCCACGCCTATGCGGCAACCGGTGAAGGCTTGGACAAGGCTGGCGCGTACGCGGCTCAGGGCATTGGCTCCTTCCTGATCGAACGCCTCGACGGCTCCTACACGAACGTCGTCGGCTTGCCGGCGTGTGAGCTGGTGCAGGACCTCTGCCGTCTGGAGCTCCTCGAGCGATACCCGTGACGCCGCGCCGCCGAGCTGTGGCGCTTCGCGCCTGGGCAAGGGCGCCGGCGCCGCTCCGAGATGGCGTGTTGATCGGTTGGTTCGCGCTGGCCTTGCGAGCGGCGTTGGTGGGCTGGGCCGCCGGCCGATTTCCGCCCGTGGCCGACGCGGGCTTCTATCACCACCTCGCCACACGCCTGAGTCAGGGGCTTGGTTACACCTGGCAGTGGGCGGATGGAGTGGTGACCTACGTTGCTCACTACCCGGTGGGTTACCCAGCGCTGATTGCGGGGGTGTACCGCGTGTTCGGGGCGGAGCCAGGCGTTGCGATGGCGCTGAACGCCGCGTTCGGCGCGGTCTCGGTGCTGGCCGTGCATCGCATCGCGGCGCGGGGGGCGGCGCGTCTGGGGGCGCTGGTTGCCGCGCTCGCGGTTGCGCTGCACCCCGCGCTCTTGTTCTACACCCCGGCGCTGATGACCGAAGGCATCACGGCCTCGCTCCTGGCGATCGCCGCCTGGGTGGCAGTGCACGCGCGCGATGCTCGACGCCCACTTCGGTCCTGGATCCTCCTCGGTTTGATCCTCGGAGTCGGTACGCTGGTGCGCGGTCAGACGTTGCTCGTTGCGCCGCTCTTCGGCGCGCTGGCTGCGTGGCGAAGTCGGGAGGTGCGGCGGGTCGTTGGCGGCGCGCTGCTCGTGACCAGCGTGGCGTCGCTCACCGTGTTGCCGTGGACGCTGCGAAATTGTCGGCGCATGGACCGCTGTGTAGTCGTCAGCGCGAACCTCGGCTGGAACTTGCTGATCGGTGC
It contains:
- a CDS encoding polysaccharide export protein, with product MRPELLHRLRCLFASVLLAVYGVSALGACTSGQDNSKVKLPPPIESTTLGPGDVFSLQVVGEKELPTEYQIASDGTVDLPYIHSLKVAGLEPQEVARLVRKRLMEEKILSDPSVVVSIKEYNSKRITVLGQVAKPGSFPLTPGLTLIQALSLAGGLNAIANHDRINMTRQTKTGRTTVVISVDAITDGRSPDIALQAGDSIYVHERVF
- a CDS encoding glycosyltransferase family 39 protein translates to MLIGWFALALRAALVGWAAGRFPPVADAGFYHHLATRLSQGLGYTWQWADGVVTYVAHYPVGYPALIAGVYRVFGAEPGVAMALNAAFGAVSVLAVHRIAARGAARLGALVAALAVALHPALLFYTPALMTEGITASLLAIAAWVAVHARDARRPLRSWILLGLILGVGTLVRGQTLLVAPLFGALAAWRSREVRRVVGGALLVTSVASLTVLPWTLRNCRRMDRCVVVSANLGWNLLIGATESATGTFVPIAGETVPEGCRQIFGEAAKDSCFTRAALGAIRQHPGRWLALVPKKLAYTFEYSGAAGWYLHAANPEAFSAERERALGVLETGFERALVLLALLGVARAPGSRRGLRLGLTVAGGLTLLSPVSWLAHVLYCLGALSLGRTLGGHPPMAVAAAATLATLATHAVFFGAGRYSLVLFPLVAAAAGLALAPRRAAEAPAF